The following DNA comes from Funiculus sociatus GB2-C1.
TCACCTCACGAGGTTCGTAGTCGATGACGCATAACGTTCCCAACCTAAAACCATCGCGGGTAAGCAAGGGAGCTGCTGCATAAAATTGCAGTCCAAACTCTCCAGCTACCAATGGATTAGCTAAGGTGCGCGGGTCTACTTTGGCATCTAAGACGGTGTAAACTTCGTCTTGCAAAATCGCACTAGCACAAAGTCCAGGTTCCCGCCCAATCTGCTGTACGTCTAATCCGTGATGGGATTTAAACCAAATCCGGTCATGATCAACGATAGTGACAATTGAGATGGGGACGTTGAAGGAACGGGCAGCTAAGGCTGTAATGCGGTCAAAGGCTCCATCGGGGGGAGTGTCAAGGATATTATATCGACGAACGGCTGCTAGTCGCTCTAGTTCATTAGTAGGAATCATCAAAGGATTTTTATCTAAGGTTTAATTAATAGGGTAGCTAAAATAGGGTAGCTAAAACTAAGATTAAATAATCAAAAATATTTCGGAAGTGCCAATAATTAAAATCGTATATTATATATTACAAATATTAATGGTACAAGATTCATCAAGGCTAGAGGCGTAAATTAATTTCCCTTTCTTTTCTGTAGTTAAAATAAAACTGAGACTTTCACAAACACGCTACCAGCGTGTTTTCTGGTGTTGAGTCAGTTCCGCCGATTTTAAAAAAAAAAATTTAGCGATTAGAGGTGCTAGGGGTATGGATATGCCCGGCTTGCATCCTTAGAAATTCAGGAACTTTTTGAGCGTTCTGTGAGTCCGACCATGCAAGGCTTTGGGGCTTTTACTGCTGCTGTTTCTTTTCGCAGTAGAACCAGGCAATGTTAATATACCCAAAGTTTATCATCGTCGTGTTTTCATCCCTCTCACTCTTAAGTTAGTTTATGGTATCTTCTGGAACTGCTTGCCGCCTCGGCTTTACCTGCCTTGCTTTTTTACCCTTGAGTGTGACTTTGACCCTGCTACAACCCGTGCAGGCTCAGACCCAGGTTCCTGCTCTACCAGAAGACGCCAGTCAGTCACAGCCGGATTTTACCGATCCGAACAATATCCGTCCCTTGAGTCAAGATAGTAGCCTCCTGAGTATGCCGGGAGGGCAACGTTTGCTATCGGAAGCCAATAGTGCGATTTCGTCCCAAAACTACGCGATCGCTGCCAAGAAACTCCAAGACGCTCGTCAAGTTTTCAACCAGCTATCTAATTTTTATCAACAACTAGGTTCTAGTTTTTCGGGAATTGATAACCGAGTTTACGAAAGTCAACGCCAAAAGGCAGTACAAGCTGCCCAACTTCGGGATGAGGCGACTTATCAGTTGGCACTTGTACATCGAGCGCAAAATCAGCCAGATTTGGCAGTACCTTTGTTGATTCAGATTGTGCGCTCTCAGCAGCCAACTCGTGACTTAGGGAAGAAGGCTTATCAGCAGCTAGTGGAACTAGGCTTTATCGATACACCCAGCACCACTCCCGCCAGCAATAATCCCCCCGCCTCATCTTCTTCTGCCCCCCAACGCTAAATTAGAGTTAAAGATTGAATTGTGAAGTGTAAACGGGAGTAGAAATGGTTAGCCCAGCTCAAGTAGAGGAAATGATCAAGGCAAAGTTGCCGGATGCTCAGGTACAGGTTCAAGATTTGACTGGCGGTGGCGACCATTATCAGGTGACTGTGGTTTCGTCTCAGTTTGAAGGTAAACGGCTCGTGCAACAGCACCAGATTGTTTATGGTGCTGTGCAGCAAGCTATGGCAACTGAAGCTATTCACGCTCTAGCCCTGAAAACTTATACTCCCCAGGATTGGGAGGCAGTTAGGGTTGTTTAAGCCTACCTGAGGACGGTGCTATGCAAGCGCACTAGAAGTAAACTAGACAATAGAGGCATTTCAAGCAAAATTATGACCCCAGAACTAAAAGAGCGGATTGATAGCTTGCTCAAAGAAAACAAAATTGTGGTCTTTATGAAGGGCAACAAGCTGATGCCCCAATGTGGTTTTTCTAACAATGTGGTGCAGATTTTAAATACTCTGGGTGTTCCCTACCAGACTGTTGACATTCTGGATGATTGGGAAATTCGGCAGGGAATTAAGGAGTATTCCAGCTGGCCTACAATTCCCCAAGTTTACATTAATGGCGAGTTTGTTGGCGGCTCGGATATTTTGATTGAGCTGTACCAGAAGGGTGAATTGCAGGAAATGGTTGAAGTTGCTCTGGCTTCTTAAACTCATATCTTGCATCGCTGTTCATCAATTTTGAAAAATTTTGTAGGCTAAACCCTTGGAACGAAACCCAGCATACTCGTTGGGTTTCTTTACCACTCCATCGAACCTCAATACAGTTCACTTAGAAGTTCAAGATCCAAAACCTACTTAGGTTGGGTTGAGGAACGAAAGCCAACACGAATAAGCATTCGTTAGGTTTCGTTCT
Coding sequences within:
- a CDS encoding BolA family protein, which encodes MVSPAQVEEMIKAKLPDAQVQVQDLTGGGDHYQVTVVSSQFEGKRLVQQHQIVYGAVQQAMATEAIHALALKTYTPQDWEAVRVV
- the grxD gene encoding Grx4 family monothiol glutaredoxin — translated: MTPELKERIDSLLKENKIVVFMKGNKLMPQCGFSNNVVQILNTLGVPYQTVDILDDWEIRQGIKEYSSWPTIPQVYINGEFVGGSDILIELYQKGELQEMVEVALAS